From Prosthecobacter sp., the proteins below share one genomic window:
- a CDS encoding trypsin-like peptidase domain-containing protein gives MNWRNFFLGAVMACASASAREWRSADGSRTVEAEFAGMKEGKLLLKSKDGKSTVFPAAAFSKEDQQFSQQAQVTLEAAVKAGALNMQADQVLPEGLLCRIINELPNQKGTWVGAGAPFLVLRGDDLTTERGAKVMGKTLYHAGTRTFQALDGTSTLINAYSLSLDDAVNAALQIQIASGGDAAKQAPPVREPLIVTITTRGMGLPVGKGFFITDAAILKDAKTIVLHHAGQDVPAKVVKTDDELGLALLSCAVEVEQGKFLPRKPLELGQNIFAVALTTTGKTFSTPPLTKGIISRMAGADSFEHDAAIDEKTVGGYVIGEKGDVLGVFFSPQSRVLGKRSTKSASSADKPVAKALSECLRSEALEKLYVEKDKDGREKRVPGVPSLKPGTNGDEMELAVATLKKSSVIVVTTREESKAPPPAKAAGTDTPPGGGGPATGWSLSSSGTRHNAKCRFYNAANACQATDGKPCKVCGG, from the coding sequence ATGAACTGGCGGAACTTCTTCCTCGGCGCGGTCATGGCCTGCGCGTCTGCTTCAGCACGTGAATGGCGCAGCGCGGACGGTTCGCGCACGGTGGAGGCCGAGTTTGCCGGGATGAAGGAGGGAAAGCTGCTGCTGAAGAGCAAAGACGGTAAATCGACCGTGTTTCCGGCGGCAGCGTTCTCCAAAGAGGACCAGCAGTTCTCCCAGCAGGCGCAGGTGACGCTGGAGGCGGCGGTGAAGGCAGGAGCGCTCAACATGCAGGCGGATCAGGTGCTGCCGGAAGGCCTGCTCTGCCGCATCATCAACGAACTGCCGAATCAGAAAGGCACCTGGGTGGGCGCCGGAGCGCCGTTTCTCGTGCTGCGCGGTGATGATCTCACGACTGAGCGTGGCGCGAAGGTGATGGGAAAGACACTCTACCATGCGGGCACGCGCACGTTTCAGGCGCTTGATGGCACCAGCACGCTGATCAACGCCTACAGTCTGTCGCTCGACGACGCGGTGAACGCGGCGCTGCAAATCCAGATCGCCAGCGGTGGTGATGCGGCGAAGCAGGCGCCGCCGGTGCGGGAGCCGCTGATTGTAACGATCACAACCCGTGGCATGGGACTGCCTGTGGGCAAAGGCTTCTTCATCACCGATGCGGCGATTTTGAAGGACGCCAAAACCATCGTGCTGCACCACGCCGGACAGGATGTTCCGGCCAAGGTCGTGAAGACGGACGACGAGCTCGGTCTGGCGCTGCTTTCGTGCGCCGTGGAGGTGGAGCAGGGGAAATTTCTGCCGCGCAAGCCGTTGGAACTGGGCCAGAACATCTTTGCTGTGGCTCTGACGACGACTGGAAAAACCTTTTCCACTCCACCACTGACCAAGGGTATCATCAGCCGTATGGCCGGAGCGGACAGCTTCGAGCACGATGCTGCGATCGATGAGAAGACCGTGGGCGGTTACGTGATTGGGGAAAAGGGCGATGTGCTCGGCGTGTTTTTCTCCCCGCAATCACGCGTGCTGGGAAAGCGCTCCACCAAATCAGCAAGCAGCGCGGACAAGCCGGTGGCGAAAGCCTTGTCTGAATGCCTGCGCAGCGAGGCGCTGGAAAAGTTGTATGTGGAGAAGGACAAGGATGGCAGGGAGAAGCGTGTGCCCGGCGTGCCGTCCCTGAAGCCAGGCACGAATGGCGATGAGATGGAGCTTGCCGTGGCGACGCTGAAAAAATCCTCGGTGATCGTGGTGACGACACGGGAAGAAAGCAAAGCTCCGCCGCCAGCGAAAGCCGCAGGCACCGACACGCCGCCGGGGGGCGGTGGCCCGGCGACCGGCTGGAGCCTCAGCTCCTCCGGCACCCGGCACAATGCCAAGTGCCGCTTCTACAACGCTGCGAACGCCTGCCAGGCAACGGACGGGAAGCCCTGCAAGGTCTGCGGCGGGTGA
- a CDS encoding metalloregulator ArsR/SmtB family transcription factor, giving the protein MASILKSLSLIADPTRVRLLLLLKQEELSVAELQEVLSLPQSNISAQLAKLKAAGLVSDRRSGKNRLYQLDEPSAKDKESHEHFLALIEAAGGELREVAKDNEALKVVLRKRAQTAQAYFDALAGKFGRHYIPGRSWKGLGETLLKLMPPLIIADLGAGEGTLSQLLAQRAKKVIAVDNSEKMVAYGAELALKHGFTNLEFRLGDLEAPPIPPLSVDLVFLSQALHHAQNPEKALKAAHTLLKPGGRIVLLDLLKHQFEKARDLYADVWLGFSESELHDMLGRAGFKKIETSVVHREGKSPHFQTILALAEKENRLTSSGHWSGS; this is encoded by the coding sequence GTGGCCTCCATTCTCAAATCTCTAAGCCTCATCGCTGACCCAACCCGGGTGCGGCTGCTCCTGCTGCTCAAGCAGGAGGAACTGAGCGTGGCGGAGTTGCAGGAGGTGCTGTCACTCCCGCAGTCGAACATTTCGGCCCAGTTGGCAAAACTGAAGGCTGCCGGGCTGGTCAGTGATCGCCGCAGCGGCAAGAACCGGCTTTATCAACTGGATGAACCCAGCGCGAAGGACAAGGAATCCCATGAGCACTTTCTGGCACTGATCGAAGCGGCCGGCGGTGAACTGCGTGAGGTGGCCAAAGACAACGAGGCGCTCAAAGTGGTGCTGCGGAAGCGGGCGCAGACGGCGCAGGCGTACTTTGACGCTCTGGCGGGCAAGTTTGGCCGCCATTACATCCCAGGACGTTCGTGGAAGGGCCTGGGAGAGACGTTGCTCAAACTGATGCCGCCGCTGATCATCGCGGATCTGGGCGCGGGCGAGGGGACGCTTTCGCAACTGCTCGCGCAGCGGGCGAAGAAGGTCATCGCGGTCGATAACAGCGAGAAGATGGTGGCCTATGGTGCAGAGTTGGCACTGAAGCATGGCTTCACGAACCTCGAATTTCGCCTGGGCGACCTCGAAGCGCCGCCGATCCCACCGCTGAGCGTGGATTTGGTGTTTCTGAGCCAGGCGCTGCATCACGCGCAGAATCCGGAAAAGGCCCTGAAGGCGGCGCACACGCTGTTAAAGCCAGGCGGGCGGATCGTGCTGCTGGACCTGCTGAAGCATCAGTTTGAGAAGGCGCGTGATCTATATGCAGATGTGTGGCTCGGCTTCTCCGAAAGCGAGCTGCATGACATGCTGGGCCGAGCAGGCTTCAAAAAGATCGAGACCAGCGTGGTGCATCGCGAGGGCAAAAGCCCGCATTTCCAAACCATCCTGGCGCTGGCAGAAAAGGAAAACCGCCTCACTTCGTCGGGCCACTGGAGCGGTTCGTAA
- a CDS encoding type II secretion system protein encodes MKRTAAFTRIELLLVIAVTALLGVLSVAAFKFIEMEGNQATGVHNCKQIILALQQFAKDHGHQYPDSVTNKFTGGTSPTSNDAFRFLIQEQIVKDEHIFGCPDGFKPDGNIGAAPRYSKALEPDENHWALTAGQTDTGVGSMPLVFENPVSNSWAPYWNADVCARSGLGRVWPGALIIVGRNDGSVGMEKMSGEHGLVSPKPLIDGLDIFTQASSGQPQRVLNITLPSVYRGCPIGPITPAFRPEMPGVPVRVPSLGQPGGLPPSPLGNP; translated from the coding sequence ATGAAACGCACTGCCGCCTTCACCCGGATTGAGCTGCTGCTGGTGATCGCAGTTACAGCGCTCCTCGGGGTTCTGTCTGTGGCGGCCTTCAAGTTCATTGAGATGGAAGGCAATCAGGCAACAGGCGTGCATAACTGCAAACAGATCATCCTCGCCTTGCAGCAGTTTGCCAAAGACCATGGTCATCAGTATCCAGATTCGGTGACAAACAAGTTTACGGGTGGGACTTCGCCCACCTCGAATGACGCCTTCCGCTTCCTGATCCAGGAGCAGATCGTCAAAGACGAGCATATCTTTGGCTGCCCTGATGGCTTCAAACCGGATGGCAACATTGGCGCAGCCCCGCGCTACAGCAAAGCATTGGAGCCAGACGAAAACCATTGGGCGCTGACCGCAGGCCAGACAGATACAGGCGTGGGCAGCATGCCGCTCGTCTTTGAGAATCCGGTGTCTAACAGTTGGGCACCTTATTGGAACGCGGACGTGTGTGCTCGATCAGGCCTGGGTCGCGTCTGGCCCGGCGCTCTGATCATCGTCGGCCGCAACGATGGCAGCGTCGGAATGGAAAAAATGTCTGGAGAGCATGGCCTCGTGTCACCCAAACCACTGATTGACGGGTTGGATATTTTTACCCAAGCCTCGTCCGGCCAGCCGCAGCGCGTACTCAATATCACACTCCCTTCTGTTTACAGAGGGTGTCCAATTGGCCCCATCACACCTGCGTTTCGGCCCGAGATGCCAGGCGTCCCGGTTCGTGTGCCATCGCTCGGGCAACCCGGTGGCTTGCCGCCGTCTCCACTGGGAAATCCTTGA
- a CDS encoding MFS transporter, with amino-acid sequence MSTPPTAASDSPTFMRRAWLVVGLLFPVALLNYLDRQMIASMKVSVMGDIQDIGSEENWGHMLASFKWVYAIFSPIGGYIADRFSRKLTICGSLFVWSLITWLTGHVGSFNELYWARTMMGISEAFYIPAALALITDYHTGGTRSRAVGVHQMGIYCGVMVGGFAGFVADAPDLGWRFMFDFTGLAGILYAIPLLLLLRDVPRQTSLDSNGDVSARPSVGVAVVELLTNRNFILLVMYFTLPALAAWVVRDWMPAILQKAFNISQGKAGVSASLYWQGAALLSAILGGWLADRWMRRSERGRIHVSAIGMMLIVPAMFGVGNAPALNSFALAVAALILFGVGWGFFDCNNMPILSQIVRPELRATGYGIMNFVSMMCGGVADWGFGAMTDRGVPLNMIFGVFALVCVFSLVLVLMIRPKPGT; translated from the coding sequence ATGTCCACGCCTCCGACTGCCGCTTCCGACTCGCCCACTTTCATGCGCCGTGCCTGGCTGGTCGTGGGGCTGCTGTTCCCGGTGGCGCTGCTGAACTATCTGGACCGGCAGATGATCGCCTCGATGAAGGTGTCTGTGATGGGCGACATCCAGGACATCGGCAGCGAAGAGAACTGGGGCCACATGCTGGCGTCGTTCAAGTGGGTGTATGCCATCTTCAGCCCCATTGGTGGTTACATCGCCGATCGCTTCAGCCGCAAGCTCACGATCTGCGGCAGTTTGTTTGTGTGGTCGCTCATCACCTGGCTCACCGGACATGTGGGCAGCTTTAACGAGCTCTACTGGGCACGCACGATGATGGGCATCAGCGAGGCGTTTTATATCCCGGCGGCGCTGGCGCTGATCACGGATTATCACACGGGCGGCACGCGGTCACGAGCGGTGGGCGTGCATCAGATGGGCATTTATTGCGGCGTGATGGTTGGCGGCTTTGCCGGGTTCGTGGCGGACGCGCCGGATCTCGGCTGGCGCTTCATGTTCGACTTCACCGGACTGGCCGGCATCCTCTACGCTATTCCGCTGCTGCTACTGCTGCGGGACGTGCCGCGTCAAACCAGCCTGGACAGCAATGGCGATGTCTCCGCGAGGCCTTCCGTTGGTGTGGCAGTCGTCGAACTGCTGACGAACCGCAATTTCATCCTGCTCGTGATGTATTTCACCCTGCCAGCGCTCGCCGCGTGGGTGGTGCGCGACTGGATGCCTGCGATCCTGCAAAAAGCCTTCAACATCAGCCAGGGCAAGGCCGGCGTGTCCGCCTCCCTCTACTGGCAGGGCGCAGCACTGCTTTCCGCCATCCTCGGCGGCTGGCTGGCAGACCGCTGGATGCGGCGCAGCGAGCGTGGGCGCATCCATGTGAGCGCCATCGGCATGATGCTCATCGTGCCCGCGATGTTCGGAGTGGGCAACGCGCCCGCGCTGAACTCCTTCGCGCTCGCTGTGGCCGCACTGATCCTGTTTGGAGTCGGCTGGGGCTTTTTTGACTGCAACAACATGCCCATTCTCAGCCAGATCGTGCGGCCCGAGCTGCGCGCCACCGGCTACGGCATCATGAACTTCGTCAGCATGATGTGCGGCGGCGTGGCCGACTGGGGCTTCGGTGCCATGACCGACCGCGGCGTGCCGCTCAACATGATCTTCGGCGTTTTCGCCCTCGTGTGCGTCTTCTCGCTCGTGCTCGTGCTCATGATTCGTCCCAAACCGGGAACTTGA
- a CDS encoding serine hydrolase, with the protein MNCLLPVLLVVLFTTNLLQARTLAEAAAQQARSLKAGCIVTGERIGDDVRFAIAGKAPEAKDTPPEKIVFEIGSITKVFTGLLLVQAVVEKKVTLETTIGSLLDSKRKLADPRIAAITLKQLSTHTSGLSRMPGNAAAGMAEGDPYANYDEKLLLDFITSTKLEGEGPYSCSYSNVGVGLLGHLLGKVYQTTWEDAVVMKICLPLGLHDTAVHPESKLPLAKPYADATEVKPWTLAAMAGAGALRSTAADMMKFGEAMLHPAQSPLKDAFALALKPHADAPAHGGQIGLGVFFGKYEGDTFLHHDGGTGGYSSSLQVIPSKSIVHVVLINNNSLSGSAVIAAMSAAKKAAPTPQKEIILPAETMQQYSGVYELDRDSRFTVLLRDGQLWVRLSGQPFLGAFARGPDRFFYKIVAAEMAFNRDKDAIQSLTLFQNGQELTAKRTSAPLPSLTLRTAKELQPYAGEYALLGFKKLNVTVKTNTLFAQLEGQPSIPVFETAPDRFEYDVVEATLVFTRDDKKQINGLTLLQNGLTLPAARVTNRSSGPTK; encoded by the coding sequence ATGAATTGCCTTCTCCCGGTGCTGTTGGTCGTCCTTTTCACCACGAACTTGCTGCAAGCTCGTACGTTGGCCGAGGCTGCAGCTCAACAGGCCAGGAGCCTCAAAGCCGGCTGCATCGTGACTGGCGAACGCATTGGCGATGACGTGCGTTTTGCCATTGCTGGCAAGGCGCCCGAGGCCAAGGACACGCCGCCGGAGAAGATCGTCTTTGAGATTGGTTCGATCACCAAGGTGTTCACCGGCCTGCTGCTGGTCCAGGCGGTGGTGGAGAAAAAAGTGACGCTGGAGACGACGATCGGCAGCCTGCTTGATTCTAAACGGAAGCTCGCCGACCCACGCATCGCCGCAATCACGCTGAAACAGCTTTCCACTCACACCAGCGGACTGTCGCGCATGCCGGGCAATGCCGCCGCAGGCATGGCCGAAGGTGATCCGTATGCCAATTACGATGAGAAACTGCTGCTCGACTTCATTACGAGCACCAAGCTCGAAGGAGAGGGGCCATATTCGTGCAGCTACTCGAACGTCGGCGTTGGTCTGCTCGGTCATCTGCTCGGCAAGGTGTATCAGACGACCTGGGAGGACGCAGTGGTGATGAAAATCTGCCTGCCGCTCGGCTTGCACGACACCGCTGTTCACCCTGAGTCGAAGCTGCCGCTCGCCAAGCCCTACGCGGACGCGACAGAAGTGAAACCGTGGACCTTGGCTGCCATGGCCGGAGCCGGAGCGCTGCGCAGCACGGCGGCTGACATGATGAAATTTGGTGAAGCCATGCTGCATCCCGCACAGTCGCCGCTCAAAGACGCCTTCGCCCTCGCTTTGAAACCCCATGCGGATGCACCCGCCCATGGCGGCCAGATTGGCCTGGGGGTGTTTTTCGGTAAATACGAGGGTGACACGTTCCTGCATCACGACGGCGGCACTGGCGGCTACAGTTCGTCGCTGCAGGTGATCCCCTCGAAAAGCATCGTGCATGTCGTGTTGATCAACAACAACAGCCTTAGCGGCTCGGCAGTCATCGCCGCGATGTCGGCCGCTAAAAAAGCCGCGCCGACCCCTCAAAAGGAGATCATTCTGCCAGCTGAGACGATGCAGCAGTATTCCGGTGTTTATGAGCTGGATCGTGATTCCCGCTTCACTGTTCTGCTGCGCGACGGCCAGCTCTGGGTGCGGCTCAGCGGTCAGCCGTTCTTGGGTGCGTTTGCCAGAGGGCCGGATCGTTTCTTCTACAAGATTGTGGCGGCTGAAATGGCCTTCAATCGTGACAAGGATGCGATCCAGTCGCTCACGTTGTTCCAAAACGGTCAGGAACTGACCGCGAAGCGCACCAGTGCGCCGCTGCCGAGCCTCACGCTGCGCACGGCAAAGGAACTGCAGCCCTACGCGGGCGAGTATGCGCTCCTGGGATTCAAGAAGCTCAACGTCACCGTGAAAACGAACACGCTCTTCGCCCAGCTTGAAGGCCAGCCTTCGATTCCCGTGTTTGAAACTGCCCCCGACCGTTTTGAGTACGATGTCGTTGAGGCCACGCTCGTTTTCACGCGTGATGACAAAAAGCAGATCAACGGTCTCACATTGCTGCAAAACGGCCTCACACTGCCCGCCGCACGCGTTACGAACCGCTCCAGTGGCCCGACGAAGTGA
- a CDS encoding cysteine desulfurase family protein, with translation MNGYFDHNATTPLHPAAREAWLLASEKHWHNPSSLYRDAGLASQQLESARERLGTLIGAEAERIVFTSGATESNNALLASLPSDQLVAVSAIEHPSVQETARGRNRLELPVNANGVVEPDAVKALIETKRPTLVSVMAANNESGALQPWREIAALCREQGVLFHTDAAQWIGKLEAASLSECDFITGSSHKFGGPKGCGFLVLPTEDSRLHFIRGGPQENGRRAGTENYPAIEAMVTALETLTPSLAKIGHEQTRLRDDFIAAMRSRFENLRVISESAPSLWNTVLMVMPSHDNLKWLTRLSRRGFSISTGSACSSGKEGSSVVVTALGANADELKRVVRISGGWETTKEDWQALATAFGDVSEELNRGGRPQ, from the coding sequence ATGAACGGTTATTTTGATCACAATGCGACCACGCCGCTGCATCCCGCCGCGCGTGAAGCGTGGCTGCTTGCCAGCGAGAAGCACTGGCACAATCCATCGAGCCTGTATCGTGATGCGGGCCTCGCCAGCCAGCAGCTTGAATCGGCGCGCGAACGACTCGGCACGCTGATCGGAGCGGAGGCGGAACGCATCGTGTTCACTTCGGGTGCCACGGAGTCGAACAATGCGTTGTTGGCGTCTCTCCCATCAGATCAACTCGTGGCGGTCTCCGCCATCGAACATCCTAGCGTGCAGGAAACAGCACGGGGCAGAAACCGGCTGGAACTGCCGGTGAATGCCAACGGCGTGGTCGAACCGGATGCAGTGAAGGCGTTGATCGAAACGAAACGGCCCACGCTGGTCTCGGTGATGGCTGCGAACAACGAAAGCGGCGCGTTGCAGCCGTGGCGCGAGATTGCCGCGCTTTGCCGAGAGCAGGGCGTGCTGTTTCACACGGACGCGGCGCAGTGGATCGGCAAACTCGAAGCCGCCAGCCTCAGCGAATGTGATTTTATCACCGGCAGCAGCCACAAGTTTGGTGGACCCAAGGGCTGCGGGTTCCTCGTACTGCCGACGGAGGATTCCCGGCTTCATTTCATTCGAGGCGGGCCGCAGGAGAATGGCCGCCGTGCTGGAACGGAGAACTACCCGGCAATCGAAGCGATGGTGACGGCCTTGGAGACACTCACGCCGAGTTTGGCGAAGATCGGACACGAACAAACCCGACTGCGCGATGATTTCATCGCCGCAATGCGCTCGCGCTTTGAAAACCTGCGCGTGATCAGCGAATCCGCGCCGAGTCTCTGGAACACGGTGCTGATGGTGATGCCCTCACACGACAATTTGAAGTGGCTCACGCGTCTGTCGCGTCGTGGCTTCAGCATTTCGACCGGATCGGCCTGCAGTTCGGGCAAGGAAGGCTCCTCCGTCGTGGTGACGGCCCTTGGGGCGAATGCTGACGAATTGAAACGCGTGGTGCGGATCAGTGGCGGCTGGGAAACGACAAAGGAGGACTGGCAGGCGCTCGCCACGGCCTTCGGTGACGTTTCCGAGGAATTGAACCGCGGCGGCAGGCCGCAGTAG
- a CDS encoding FCD domain-containing protein: protein MTLSPLKPTLSLVEQVCSRLARQLRDEVESGDGRLPPERLMAERLGVSRTVLREATKRLELQGLLEIRHGSGIRAVNRLHKPLSGSLSLLLPELPERLRQLNEARAAIEPEIASQAALKAKTADVKQLRAIHDRLVAAETHDEAVEADIDFHRTLARIAGNEILKLMLESLADLGRESRRVTIGNVGQQRAIDHHTAILTAVAAHDAGAAAKAMKHHMDEAARDLAAKTKTKR from the coding sequence ATGACTCTTTCCCCGCTCAAACCCACTCTGTCGCTCGTCGAGCAGGTCTGCTCGCGTCTCGCACGCCAGTTGCGTGACGAGGTCGAGTCCGGCGATGGCAGGCTGCCGCCCGAACGTCTCATGGCCGAGCGCCTCGGCGTCAGCCGCACCGTGCTGCGTGAGGCCACGAAACGTCTCGAACTCCAAGGCCTGCTCGAAATCCGTCACGGCAGCGGCATTCGCGCCGTCAACCGGCTCCACAAGCCGCTCAGCGGCTCCCTTTCACTGCTGCTGCCCGAATTACCCGAACGCCTGCGGCAGTTGAACGAAGCCCGCGCTGCCATCGAGCCTGAAATCGCTAGTCAGGCCGCCTTGAAGGCCAAAACGGCTGATGTGAAGCAGCTTCGCGCCATCCACGACCGCTTGGTGGCCGCTGAAACCCACGATGAAGCCGTTGAGGCCGACATCGACTTTCACCGCACGCTCGCCCGCATCGCCGGAAACGAGATTTTGAAGCTCATGCTCGAATCTCTCGCCGATCTCGGTCGCGAAAGCCGCCGCGTCACCATCGGCAACGTCGGCCAGCAACGTGCCATCGATCACCACACCGCCATTCTAACCGCCGTGGCCGCGCATGATGCTGGCGCCGCCGCCAAAGCGATGAAACACCACATGGACGAAGCCGCACGCGATCTCGCCGCCAAAACGAAGACGAAACGATGA
- the fdhD gene encoding formate dehydrogenase accessory sulfurtransferase FdhD, with translation MSAENPAIVEFSVRKVNVAGGVNDVCDVTAREEPLEIRVEGRSVAVVMRTPGHDEELAAGFLVSEGVVQSPRDILEISQCPSTGNSKGNIVDVLLGGAVVNWDSLTRHVFSASSCGLCGKTSIESVFQQFPAVKGDWKVSPALIASLPDKLRAAQETFSKTGGLHASGLFDLEGRLVVLREDVGRHNALDKILGYALQRGLLPLDNHILLVSGRVSFEIIQKALAAGIPLVAAISAPSSLAVDFAHEANQTLIGFLRGETMNVYTHPQRLTIQP, from the coding sequence ATGAGCGCAGAGAATCCCGCCATCGTCGAGTTCAGCGTGCGCAAGGTCAACGTCGCAGGCGGTGTGAATGATGTCTGCGATGTCACAGCCCGCGAGGAGCCGCTCGAAATCCGCGTGGAAGGCCGCTCTGTGGCCGTGGTGATGCGCACGCCGGGACACGATGAGGAACTCGCCGCCGGATTTCTTGTCAGCGAGGGCGTCGTGCAAAGCCCGCGTGACATCTTGGAAATCTCGCAATGTCCCAGCACGGGCAATTCGAAGGGAAACATCGTCGATGTGCTGCTCGGCGGCGCGGTGGTGAACTGGGACTCGCTCACGCGTCACGTCTTCAGTGCTTCAAGCTGCGGCCTGTGCGGCAAGACGAGCATCGAGAGCGTGTTTCAGCAATTTCCCGCGGTGAAAGGCGATTGGAAGGTCAGTCCAGCCTTGATCGCTAGCCTGCCGGACAAGCTGCGAGCCGCGCAGGAAACGTTTTCCAAAACCGGCGGCCTGCATGCGAGCGGCTTGTTTGATCTCGAAGGCAGGCTGGTTGTCCTGCGTGAGGATGTGGGCCGCCATAACGCGCTCGACAAGATTCTCGGCTACGCCTTGCAGCGCGGCCTTCTGCCGCTCGACAACCACATCCTGCTCGTCAGTGGTCGTGTGTCGTTTGAGATCATTCAAAAGGCGCTCGCGGCAGGCATCCCGCTCGTCGCCGCCATTTCCGCGCCGAGCAGCCTCGCAGTCGATTTCGCGCATGAGGCCAATCAAACGCTCATCGGCTTCCTGCGGGGTGAAACCATGAATGTTTACACGCATCCGCAGCGCCTCACGATCCAGCCATGA
- the lpxK gene encoding tetraacyldisaccharide 4'-kinase, whose protein sequence is MRDTLEDLENFIIDVVINNRRGIRASMLRVVFRGLSGIYSAVVRTRLYLYRHRYIHDHHLGVPVISVGNLTVGGTGKTPVVEMLAKALHEHGRRVCILSRGYKSKRQKKLPLSKKLAARLGFIPKPPESLPRIVSDGEKVLLDSHNAGDEPFMLAKNCTGIPVVVDKNRVKAGAHAIQKFGADVLVLDDGLQYLRLKHRHDIVLIDKTAPFGNNGFMLPRGTLREPPRSLRRASYIFITKSDGDSEDIIAQIRRYNRAAEIIECRHRAMHFENIHTGERIPIEGLKDKFVGALSGIAVPESFENGLRKLGAKVEVIARFADHHRFHGPELNQFVERCVRRDVHCMVTTEKDYVRFPKLAAADIPFYFMRVEIEIIRGRDVFDKMVRLIAEPRRVPAGVLPADFMEAS, encoded by the coding sequence GTGAGAGACACCCTGGAAGATCTGGAAAATTTCATCATCGACGTCGTCATCAACAACCGTCGTGGGATTCGCGCGTCCATGCTGCGGGTCGTCTTCCGCGGGCTTTCTGGCATCTATTCGGCGGTGGTGCGGACGCGGCTCTATTTGTACCGCCATCGCTACATTCACGATCATCACCTCGGCGTGCCGGTCATCAGCGTGGGAAATCTGACCGTTGGCGGCACGGGCAAAACACCGGTCGTCGAGATGCTGGCGAAGGCGTTGCATGAGCATGGCCGCCGTGTGTGCATCTTGAGCCGCGGTTACAAGAGCAAGCGCCAGAAGAAGCTGCCGCTCTCGAAAAAACTGGCTGCGCGCCTCGGTTTCATCCCCAAACCGCCGGAATCGCTGCCGCGCATCGTGTCCGATGGCGAGAAGGTGCTGCTGGATTCACACAACGCGGGCGACGAGCCCTTCATGCTCGCGAAGAACTGCACGGGCATCCCCGTCGTGGTGGACAAGAACCGCGTGAAGGCCGGGGCGCATGCGATTCAAAAGTTCGGCGCTGATGTTCTCGTGCTCGATGACGGCCTGCAATACCTCCGGCTCAAGCACCGCCACGACATCGTGCTGATCGACAAAACGGCCCCCTTCGGCAACAACGGCTTCATGCTCCCACGCGGCACTCTTCGCGAACCGCCGCGCAGCCTGCGCCGTGCCAGCTACATCTTCATCACCAAGTCTGACGGTGACAGCGAGGACATCATCGCCCAAATCCGCCGCTACAACCGCGCCGCCGAGATCATCGAATGCCGGCACCGCGCGATGCACTTTGAAAACATCCACACCGGCGAGCGCATCCCCATCGAAGGCCTGAAAGACAAATTTGTCGGCGCCTTGTCTGGCATCGCCGTGCCGGAAAGCTTTGAAAACGGCCTGCGCAAGCTCGGCGCGAAGGTGGAGGTCATCGCCCGCTTCGCCGACCACCACCGCTTCCACGGACCTGAGCTGAATCAGTTCGTCGAGCGCTGCGTGCGGCGGGATGTGCACTGCATGGTCACGACGGAGAAGGATTATGTGCGTTTCCCAAAGCTGGCCGCCGCCGACATTCCGTTCTATTTCATGCGTGTGGAGATCGAGATCATCCGTGGTCGCGATGTGTTCGACAAAATGGTGCGCCTGATCGCGGAACCGCGACGCGTGCCGGCCGGAGTGCTGCCGGCGGACTTCATGGAGGCCTCGTGA
- a CDS encoding response regulator transcription factor, whose protein sequence is MPKALIIDDEQQMRRLLRMVLESRGYAVCEAADGQLGLQEAAFHRPDVVLLDLGLPGMSGIDVLKRLREWSDVPVLILSVRDQETVKVEALEAGADDYVTKPFGTAELLARLDVIQRRRFTRQSAEITAGPLTLNLLHHEATLNDTPLKLTPTEFALLKTLAEHAGRIVTQNQIVRQVWAGQSSDPSEGLRVHINHLRKKLGESGPRIVNEPGIGYRLEEL, encoded by the coding sequence ATGCCCAAAGCCCTCATCATCGATGACGAACAGCAAATGCGACGCCTGCTGCGCATGGTGCTGGAATCGCGCGGTTACGCGGTCTGCGAGGCCGCCGATGGCCAGCTCGGTCTGCAAGAAGCCGCGTTTCATCGGCCTGATGTCGTGCTGCTTGATCTCGGCCTGCCGGGCATGAGCGGCATCGACGTCCTAAAACGCCTGCGTGAGTGGAGCGACGTGCCCGTGCTCATTTTGAGCGTGCGCGATCAGGAAACCGTGAAGGTCGAGGCCCTCGAAGCCGGTGCCGACGACTATGTGACGAAACCCTTCGGCACGGCAGAGCTGCTTGCGCGTCTTGATGTCATCCAACGCCGTCGTTTCACCCGCCAGAGCGCCGAGATCACCGCTGGACCGCTCACGCTCAATCTGCTGCATCACGAGGCGACGTTGAACGACACGCCGCTCAAACTCACTCCAACGGAGTTTGCGCTGCTCAAGACCCTCGCCGAGCACGCGGGCCGCATTGTCACGCAAAACCAAATCGTCCGCCAAGTCTGGGCCGGCCAGTCCAGCGACCCGAGCGAGGGCCTGCGTGTCCACATCAACCACCTGCGCAAAAAGCTCGGCGAATCCGGCCCGCGCATCGTCAACGAACCAGGCATCGGTTATCGGCTGGAGGAGCTGTGA